A region from the Ciconia boyciana chromosome 1, ASM3463844v1, whole genome shotgun sequence genome encodes:
- the PSMG1 gene encoding proteasome assembly chaperone 1 isoform X1: MATFFGEVVVAPSRAGVDDEEWAEEAREETPEDREIRRELEKKREIDVLWTLKSGASTESSAAEPFVCSKFIVAIGHNAAAFLSSFILDSVCWEVVGVVKLWNEWCRTSNTTKVLPTDSFCLFYRLISDPTVLLCQCSCYVAEDQQFQWLEKVFGCMQKEGLQVTILSTCPVADYKTQESTLTLPSPFLKALKTKEFKEQVCCPLLEQPNIVRDLPAAVLSYCQVWQIPAVLYQCYTDVIKLDTVTIEAFKPLLSSKILKSLVKDVSESTKILKKLLTTNETHNNIYI; this comes from the exons ATGGCGACCTTCtttggggaggtggtggtggcgCCGTCCCGCGCCGGCGTGGACGATGAGGAGTGGGCGGAGGAGGCCCGCGAGGAGACGCCCGAGGACCGGGAGATCCGCAgggagctggagaagaaaag GGAGATCGACGTCCTCTGGACCTTGAAGTCGGGCGCGTCTACGGAAAGCTCTGCCGCCGAGCCGTTTGTGTGCTCTAAATTTATAGTGGCGATAGGACACAACGCTGCAG ctttcctgTCGTCTTTTATTCTGGATTCTGTATGTTGGGAAGTAGTTGGAGTTGTGAAGCTGTGGAATGAGTGGTGTCGAACATCCAACACAACAAAGGTCCTCCCGACAgattctttctgtttgttctaCCGATTGATATCAGATCCGACA gttttgttGTGCCAGTGTAGTTGCTACGTTGCTGAGGATCAACAGTTCCAGTGGCTTGAAAAG gtttttggCTGTATGCAAAAGGAGGGCTTGCAAGTAACCATTCTTTCGACGTGTCCTGTAGCTGATTATAAAACTCAGGAATCCACTTTAACACTTCCATCTCCATTTCTGAAAGCCTTGAAGACAAAAGAATTCAAAGAGCAGGTCTGCTGCCCACTGCTGGAACAACCTAACATTGTGCGAGATCTTCCTGCTGCTG TTTTGAGTTATTGTCAAGTATGGCAGATTCCTGCAGTGCTGTATCAGTGCTACACTGATGTCATCAAACTGGACACAGTTACAATTGAAGCGTTCAAGcctctgctttcttctaaaATCCTAAAGAGTTTAGTCAAG gATGTATCTGAAAGCACAAAGATTTTGAAGAAGTTACTGACAACCAATGAAACTCATAATAATATCTATATCTAA
- the PSMG1 gene encoding proteasome assembly chaperone 1 isoform X2, with translation MRSGRRRPARRRPRTGRSAGSWRRKAFLSSFILDSVCWEVVGVVKLWNEWCRTSNTTKVLPTDSFCLFYRLISDPTVLLCQCSCYVAEDQQFQWLEKVFGCMQKEGLQVTILSTCPVADYKTQESTLTLPSPFLKALKTKEFKEQVCCPLLEQPNIVRDLPAAVLSYCQVWQIPAVLYQCYTDVIKLDTVTIEAFKPLLSSKILKSLVKDVSESTKILKKLLTTNETHNNIYI, from the exons ATGAGGAGTGGGCGGAGGAGGCCCGCGAGGAGACGCCCGAGGACCGGGAGATCCGCAgggagctggagaagaaaag ctttcctgTCGTCTTTTATTCTGGATTCTGTATGTTGGGAAGTAGTTGGAGTTGTGAAGCTGTGGAATGAGTGGTGTCGAACATCCAACACAACAAAGGTCCTCCCGACAgattctttctgtttgttctaCCGATTGATATCAGATCCGACA gttttgttGTGCCAGTGTAGTTGCTACGTTGCTGAGGATCAACAGTTCCAGTGGCTTGAAAAG gtttttggCTGTATGCAAAAGGAGGGCTTGCAAGTAACCATTCTTTCGACGTGTCCTGTAGCTGATTATAAAACTCAGGAATCCACTTTAACACTTCCATCTCCATTTCTGAAAGCCTTGAAGACAAAAGAATTCAAAGAGCAGGTCTGCTGCCCACTGCTGGAACAACCTAACATTGTGCGAGATCTTCCTGCTGCTG TTTTGAGTTATTGTCAAGTATGGCAGATTCCTGCAGTGCTGTATCAGTGCTACACTGATGTCATCAAACTGGACACAGTTACAATTGAAGCGTTCAAGcctctgctttcttctaaaATCCTAAAGAGTTTAGTCAAG gATGTATCTGAAAGCACAAAGATTTTGAAGAAGTTACTGACAACCAATGAAACTCATAATAATATCTATATCTAA